The DNA region ACCACCTTCAACTGGGTTGCTCTAGATGGCTCACAGGTAATATGCCACATGCCGCCGGCTGAAACATACACGGCGGAGGCCCACTTCGGCGATGTCAAGCGTAGCATGTCGCAGCACAAGTCTCTTGACCAGGACCCGACCTCGCTTCTTGTTTTTGGAAAGGGagacggtggcggcggtcCTACCTGGCAGCATCTCGAGAAGCTACGCCGCGCTCGTGGTATCAGCGACACGGTAGGCCTTCTCCCTCGGGTGCACATGGGCAGCTCGGTCGATGACTTCTTCGATCACCTCGAAGCCAAGGGCGACAAGCTCGTGACGTGGTATGGCGAGCTGTACTTTGAATTGCACCGCGGAACATACACCACTCAGTCCAACAACAAGCGCAACAACCGCAGAGCCGAAGATGCGCTCCGTGCTGTCGAGCTGCTGGCTACCATTGCCTCGATCGAGGGACACTGCGCCTAtcccaagaaggagattgatgAGATGTGGGAGTCGGTTCTTCTTTGTCAGTTCCACGACTGCTTGCCCGGAAGCTCGATTGAGATGTGCTATCATGATTCTGATAAGGTGAGGGATCTGAATTTGCATAGCGAGATGGTTGCTGACACGATGTGCAGATTTACAAGAAGGTTTTCGAGACCGCCGAGAAGATTCTCGGCGAGGCTACAGGCCTCCGTGAAGCCACCGCCGATACTGTCACGTCAAACACTGGTGTGGCGTTCACCTCGCTTCCGTGGTCGCGTCACGAGATAGTCGAGCTTGCCGATGGCGAACTTGCCGTCGCTTCCGGCCCAGGCCCCTTTATGAAACTTCGGCCTTTCTCCCTTAAGAGCGAGGAAACGCTGGTGACGCTCGAACAGCCATCCCCGGATGTGTTTGTGCTCCAGAACACCCAGTTGAAGGTCAAGCTCGAGAGCGGCCTCATCACATCGCTCTACGACCTGAAGGCCAACCGAGAGATCATTCCCAAGGGACAGAAGGCCAACCGATACGTCATTTTTGACGACAAGCCTCTGTACTGGCAGGCTTGGGATGTCGAGGTGTTCCATCTCGACAGTCGCAAGGAGCTCTCGACCTCTGAGACCAAGGTTCATgagcagaagaagcaccGCGTCAGCGTCATtaccaagaccaagatcaGCGACAAGAGCTACATCGAGACGGTGATTAGTCTTTCGGCGTGCTCTCCCAGCCAACAGTCGTTCGTCGAGGTCAGCAGCAAGGTGGAGTGGCACGAGACGATGAAGTTTCTCAAGGTTGAGTTTCCCGTGGATATCCGCAACACGGAAGCGAGCTATGAAACCCAGTTTGGTATCGTGCGGAGGCCTACTCACTACAATACGAGTTGGGACATGGCCAAGTTTGAGGTTTGCTCGCATCGGTTTGCGGATTTGTCGGAGCATGGCTATGGTGTTTCTGTTTTGAACGACTGCAAGTATGGGTTTGCCACGAGCGGGAACCTGATGAGGCTGTCGCTGCTGAGGAGCTCCAAGGCGCCTGATGCGCATGCTGATATGGGAACTCATCACATCCGGTGGGGAATTTTGCCGCATCAGGGGGGGCTGAGCCATGTTACTGTGAGGAAGGGGTACGAGTTTAACAACCCGCTCAAGATTTTTGAGGTGGAGAGTCTGGGGGATGTGAAGAGTTGGTtgcggacgaggagggtgtggttGGACAGCGAGTCggatgaggggttggtgctggacACGGTCAAAAGGGGggcggatgatgagaagacgggggaggagaatgtGATTTTGAGAATGTATGACAGTCTTGGGGGGCTGGCGAGGGGTAGGGTGAAGAGTGTGTGGGGGATCAAGAGGGTGACCAAGGTGAATTtgctggaggatgaggttgaggaggtggaggtggatggggatgggtttggtgttgagcTGAAGGCTTTTGAGGTGGCGACTTACAAGTTGGAGTTGGACCATTAAGGAGACCGTCTTGTATGGTTGGGCGAGGTGATTTTTTTTGGACTGTTTTGTTTTGAGATTGTGCGAAGAGTGGTGTTATCGGGTTATGAGATTCGAGATTTTGATTTTAGGTCTCGAGAGTTTAATTGAAGAATGGTTATCACGCTTCAAGTTGCTTGAGGAGTGCCAGTGGCAGCAAAGTCTCAAGGAATcaatcaccatcaaccccttccctccgAAAGTATGAGCTCAATACGCGACACACATCCCCCAATTTTCAGGGATGTGGCTACAAATCTCAGAGCAACTATCAATTGGGGACGCCCGAGAGGTGTAATTGGATTGAGCAGACATATCTTTGGAACAGCAAGCAGCATGCATGAGAGCAGCGATCCTGAATTCCATCACACTTCGTTGTCGACCTCACCGCACACGCAATTTTGCGAGAAAGGGATCGAGGTCTGTAAACCGTGGTCAAGCAAGTCACTCAAAGtcaagcatcatcatcgctTCCATAACAATCTCACATTCCCTACTTCCTACTTCCTACCccgctctccctcctccccatctaTTGTATTCACCGATATCCCCTTTCTAAAACGCCAAAATTCAGAAATCAAACCCCCATTTCAGCACCCCCCCTCGCCATTCCcacaccaaacaacaaacaaaactcttcttccttccctccctcccttaacccccccccccttttcacccgGGAGTCGCTCCAAgattcaccccctcctccccccctccatccaccaAAGAAAACCTCAGAACATAAAAAGCGACACAAATAAAccaagtaaaaaaaaaaagaccctCTTGTTTTAGGTATAACATCAACCAAACAAAGAGAGCCTtgccccccatcccatccatcccatgTCTTTCCAGCCCATGCAAATATTTATTTGTttgagaaagaagaaagaaaaataaaacatTCTTCTCATGCTCACCACCCTTCACACCGTCCATCGAAAAAAACCCCCTCTTCAAAAGGGGCTATATCATTAAGCAAGGAAAGAGACTCTTTTTTAtggtttttctttctctttttttttttttttttttggttcctGCAAAAATGTCCGCATCCAAGATGCAGTAATCAATAAACTTGAGCTACTGCGGGTATGGATATATGTCTTGGTGTGTGTGACTTTTttgcagaaaaaaaaaaaaaaaaaaaaacctccAGTCTCCCCAAAtcacatcaacctcccccgctCCCCCTTACTGCGAAGCGCACTGTACGCGCTCGGCATGCGGGtgcccatcatcctcgtcctcatccatGGCAGTGGCCCCGCCAAAGCCACCCTTGGAGCTGGCGTCCACATCCTCGATATCAGCCGGTTCCGTCATGGCATTAGCAGGGGGTGTGTTGATGATCTCTGGCGATGGGAGGCACTTCCGAAGGGCCTCAAAGGCGGCCTCGTCTTGAGTCCAGCCCTTCTCGGGGAATTTAACGCTGAATCGGATGTACATGTTGCCAAAGTCGTGGTGGCGGTATGATGG from Podospora pseudoanserina strain CBS 124.78 chromosome 1, whole genome shotgun sequence includes:
- the AMS1 gene encoding Glycoside hydrolase, 38 vacuolar alpha mannosidase (BUSCO:EOG092607QZ; CAZy:GH38; COG:G; EggNog:ENOG503NW9D) codes for the protein MGGENHCGNGPRSDYPIRAPKPVGQYISQIYKSRIGQFYARGQYANENLLSMMNDAVVYGEPHVQLWVWHAPGQTRPTFKEAVSHDFEKTKVGASFGPSWTTHWFKVKITVPDNVRDQELVEFHWDANNEGLIWSEDGEPLQGLTGGGERVEWVLPKPFLDGKEHTFYVEMACNGMFGIGQGDLIAAPDPNRYYTVERANIVAVNPDARGLHIDTWIIGDAAKEFPSDSPEQHHALDVYNRIIEAFEPGNKDSLKTCRKIAQEYLGPDVDSHKVYESDKKPLVFGIGHCHIDSCWLWPFDETKRKVARSWSNQCNLMERYPELNFACSQAQQYKWLKELYPYVFERVKQKVKDGQFHPIGGSWVEHDTNLPSGESLVRQFVYGQRFFEENFGKRCQTFWLPDTFGYSSQLPQLCRLAGMTRFLTQKLSWNNINKFPHTTFNWVALDGSQVICHMPPAETYTAEAHFGDVKRSMSQHKSLDQDPTSLLVFGKGDGGGGPTWQHLEKLRRARGISDTVGLLPRVHMGSSVDDFFDHLEAKGDKLVTWYGELYFELHRGTYTTQSNNKRNNRRAEDALRAVELLATIASIEGHCAYPKKEIDEMWESVLLCQFHDCLPGSSIEMCYHDSDKIYKKVFETAEKILGEATGLREATADTVTSNTGVAFTSLPWSRHEIVELADGELAVASGPGPFMKLRPFSLKSEETLVTLEQPSPDVFVLQNTQLKVKLESGLITSLYDLKANREIIPKGQKANRYVIFDDKPLYWQAWDVEVFHLDSRKELSTSETKVHEQKKHRVSVITKTKISDKSYIETVISLSACSPSQQSFVEVSSKVEWHETMKFLKVEFPVDIRNTEASYETQFGIVRRPTHYNTSWDMAKFEVCSHRFADLSEHGYGVSVLNDCKYGFATSGNLMRLSLLRSSKAPDAHADMGTHHIRWGILPHQGGLSHVTVRKGYEFNNPLKIFEVESLGDVKSWLRTRRVWLDSESDEGLVLDTVKRGADDEKTGEENVILRMYDSLGGLARGRVKSVWGIKRVTKVNLLEDEVEEVEVDGDGFGVELKAFEVATYKLELDH